Proteins encoded in a region of the Fibrobacter sp. UWB15 genome:
- a CDS encoding helicase C-terminal domain-containing protein: MENKSFVAIDLETTGLDFEKDEIIEVALVRFENGVETESVDYLVKPTSVTLRPFIESLTGISNADLENAEPFAAVAQKIYAFIGELPIVAHNAMFDSKFLKQTFAKVGISFENHPVWDSLTVSRIAYQNVPNHRLDTLVQELGIERSRAHRALPDAIACGELFVMALDKIAGSDPWLVEALAKVARGSDWALVWNESEGACELPQYKLPDVPLENAPIKERAPRVSEFFKEGGLLSTKVENYQSRHNQQDYASVVERNMHKGGLCVLEAPTGSGKSLAYLVSAACKAVSGERVVISTATRALQEQLWNKDIPLVASLFDGKLKAAVLKGRENYLCLRKFEEILKAPQNLLLADERDSFMAIVPWVFTTETGDVNECNSFSQGRNRVLWSKLASSAKSCLGEKCPHYIKCPALAAKRRAMNSNLVLVNHSLFLADMALDFALLPLYEHIVFDEAHRLPQVSRQALGRTVSFFALRNIIKTLVPSKGHEVENRDGLVAELEKRIPVEETELHASCVNLTESLSETEKALHRFFMKIGKKLAKQKNTRNGFTYASGIMAEYDADPASFMDQGLNAIKQAENLASALSADKSLSGLLSDIGGRMTELSRFLQDFEFVVKAGREDWVFYMEEPFNPHTIKLHASPLDASATWKEKFYPWIKSATFTSATLSVQGDLNYFVQKMGMDSLDGKKTPFLRVYTESANKDDRRSVILAKYLPKPSLPEYNDAVNGTLCAVLPEVEENTMVLFTSVSAMMRAQTALAPLFAEKNKLLLCQHVDGSLDGLVSMFRKSRGACLLGCQSLWEGVDFPGDALKLLVIPKLPFPNPVDPLVAGISNKMKAEGKNAFKEYFVPEAYMELRQGFGRLIRSEEDCGKVLILDNRVVVEHYGKSFARIWNNKQTVVNSIEEIKAALK; the protein is encoded by the coding sequence ATGGAAAATAAATCATTCGTTGCAATTGACTTGGAAACAACGGGCCTTGATTTTGAAAAAGACGAAATCATCGAGGTGGCGTTGGTGCGCTTCGAAAACGGCGTCGAAACAGAATCGGTCGATTATTTGGTTAAGCCGACGAGTGTGACGCTCCGCCCCTTTATTGAAAGCCTTACGGGTATTAGCAACGCTGACTTGGAAAATGCGGAGCCCTTCGCGGCTGTCGCGCAGAAGATTTATGCTTTCATTGGCGAGTTGCCGATTGTGGCGCACAACGCCATGTTTGATTCCAAATTCTTGAAGCAGACTTTTGCCAAGGTCGGCATCTCTTTTGAAAACCATCCAGTATGGGACTCCCTGACGGTTTCCCGCATTGCCTATCAGAATGTGCCGAATCACCGCCTGGATACTTTGGTGCAGGAACTGGGCATTGAGCGAAGCCGCGCGCACCGCGCCTTGCCCGATGCCATTGCGTGTGGCGAGCTCTTTGTAATGGCGCTGGACAAGATTGCGGGTTCGGACCCGTGGCTTGTGGAAGCGCTTGCAAAAGTGGCCAGGGGTTCGGACTGGGCGCTAGTCTGGAACGAATCGGAAGGGGCTTGCGAACTTCCGCAGTACAAGTTGCCGGATGTTCCGCTGGAAAATGCACCGATAAAAGAACGTGCCCCGCGCGTCAGTGAATTCTTCAAAGAGGGCGGCCTCCTTTCTACCAAAGTGGAAAATTACCAGTCCCGCCACAATCAGCAAGATTACGCCTCTGTCGTAGAACGCAACATGCACAAGGGCGGCCTCTGCGTGCTTGAAGCCCCGACCGGTTCGGGCAAGTCGCTGGCTTACCTGGTGTCGGCCGCCTGTAAGGCGGTGTCGGGGGAGCGCGTGGTGATAAGCACTGCGACCCGGGCACTGCAGGAACAACTTTGGAATAAAGATATTCCGCTGGTCGCAAGCCTGTTTGATGGCAAGCTGAAAGCAGCCGTACTCAAGGGCCGCGAAAATTACTTGTGCTTGCGCAAGTTCGAAGAAATTTTGAAGGCGCCGCAGAACTTGTTGCTTGCCGACGAGCGGGATTCCTTCATGGCGATTGTGCCTTGGGTGTTTACGACCGAAACGGGCGACGTGAACGAATGCAATTCCTTTAGTCAAGGACGCAATCGCGTGCTTTGGTCCAAACTGGCCAGCTCTGCAAAATCCTGTTTGGGTGAAAAGTGCCCCCATTACATCAAGTGCCCGGCTCTCGCTGCCAAGCGCCGCGCCATGAATTCCAACTTGGTACTGGTGAACCATTCTCTGTTCCTTGCGGACATGGCGCTGGACTTTGCACTGCTTCCGCTGTACGAACATATTGTATTTGACGAAGCCCATCGACTTCCGCAGGTGAGCCGTCAGGCTTTAGGCCGTACCGTTTCGTTCTTCGCGTTGCGCAACATTATCAAGACGCTGGTTCCTTCCAAGGGTCACGAAGTGGAAAACCGCGACGGCCTTGTGGCTGAACTGGAAAAGCGAATTCCGGTTGAAGAAACGGAACTCCATGCAAGTTGCGTGAACTTGACGGAATCCCTTTCTGAAACGGAAAAGGCTTTGCACCGTTTCTTCATGAAGATTGGCAAAAAACTTGCCAAGCAAAAAAATACTCGTAACGGCTTTACTTACGCTTCGGGCATCATGGCCGAATACGATGCCGATCCTGCATCCTTTATGGACCAGGGCTTGAATGCAATCAAGCAGGCTGAAAACCTTGCTTCGGCTCTTTCTGCCGACAAGAGCCTTTCGGGCCTGTTGAGCGATATTGGCGGCCGCATGACGGAGCTTTCCCGCTTCTTGCAGGATTTTGAATTTGTGGTGAAGGCGGGCCGCGAAGATTGGGTATTCTACATGGAGGAGCCCTTCAACCCCCATACCATCAAACTGCACGCTTCGCCTCTCGACGCCAGCGCGACTTGGAAAGAAAAATTCTATCCGTGGATCAAGTCGGCGACCTTTACGTCGGCAACACTTTCGGTGCAGGGTGATTTGAATTACTTTGTACAAAAGATGGGTATGGATTCCTTGGATGGCAAGAAAACACCTTTCTTGAGAGTCTATACCGAGTCCGCCAATAAAGATGACCGCCGCTCGGTCATTCTTGCAAAGTACCTGCCCAAGCCCTCGTTGCCGGAATACAACGATGCCGTGAACGGCACCCTTTGCGCAGTACTCCCCGAAGTCGAAGAAAATACCATGGTCCTCTTTACCAGTGTTTCTGCGATGATGAGGGCGCAGACGGCCTTGGCTCCGCTTTTTGCCGAAAAGAACAAGTTGCTGCTGTGCCAGCATGTGGACGGCTCGCTGGATGGCCTCGTGTCCATGTTCCGCAAGTCCCGCGGCGCGTGCCTGCTTGGTTGCCAGAGCTTGTGGGAAGGCGTGGACTTCCCGGGTGATGCTCTCAAGCTCCTGGTGATTCCGAAGTTGCCATTCCCCAATCCGGTGGATCCGCTGGTGGCAGGTATTAGCAATAAGATGAAGGCCGAAGGCAAGAATGCCTTCAAGGAATATTTCGTTCCTGAAGCCTACATGGAACTGCGCCAGGGTTTTGGCCGCCTAATCCGCTCCGAAGAAGACTGCGGCAAGGTGCTGATTCTGGACAACCGTGTTGTGGTGGAACACTACGGCAAGAGCTTCGCCCGTATCTGGAACAACAAGCAGACGGTCGTAAATTCTATTGAAGAAATCAAGGCTGCTCTAAAGTAG
- a CDS encoding FISUMP domain-containing protein codes for MKRFSEIMMKKIPVFLCGILAVLFCACGDDSDSSHDVEEDSPSVEENSSSSVSGGKGASSSSIEAIVDVKEGSVVEADSIDLIEYAEDGSVVDERNKKAYDLLVSGILVWTNENLDLKTTRPMSACYDYSDSLCAKYGRLYSNAEQSLCPDGFRLPLAGEYRLLLEYKEDYKKQFAGSCKTQDDAPIVCSDLDSMAYYITKDDSVVSISKKGSLDVFKNDSRLGSVRCVREKPIVDKYRDLPQCVSTYRGRMVYAIDKDSAYTCDGDVWEYAGKTSVCSDGEKYVSTGKTEELYACTDGKWHKATLDDIDKPCIDENRHKNVVFNGNRYACSKTGWVELEYPASELGECYSEIFGTVAKSDSNKTYVCKNSGKWVVAGPADVYGRCTRKLNGSIVTLDSVQWYCNTIVYKYNEEFDWVSNKGNINEKFGFCTDEHLKDTVIYNDSYYTCGENHEWKKENDTSILPLCNSFSKNVVYDSTVYIGHKEYWCNVMTKSWQLIEHKLFDDQTDSVSCNMKNYGKMYSMNGVKYICSVKSNELEFREATDAELKYGACGLDTVYAITEDGTYYSCKQGYWSNRKLGVCEAKFGLCVKEKDRTELYADSGCFCSDGTWENRKLHIVEQKYEVCETGKNFVLFYGDTTYTCRGSYLSTFPIMSNDYKKVFGNCEGELHGTDTVYYGLRFVCDTTLNTTPRNNWYRYREADSLAGTYCHKAIKDSVVVLRDSSYVACNGRGTWITKDYSKYMSECNEDNEGLVEYNGVTNSVCLGGRWVPADTFHVTDKRDGKEYAAITIDGVTWMAEPLRYVPKGKTVYVERSIYPVEEVEADELVYYPWIVAMNLDEKYEKGFAKGSVIKSNTVVQGACMEGWHIPRYDEIKQKLTDKIYYRLQGFSKTYGDDDIVGIHFMTRNELAVARDTVAGIDSVSSIKKISMDYMWVVDETDDLFLRAPTRANVAVVRTGGLDYMTKIKYSPSLVRCVKDN; via the coding sequence ATGAAGAGGTTCTCCGAGATTATGATGAAAAAAATTCCTGTATTCTTGTGCGGAATATTGGCGGTCTTGTTCTGCGCCTGTGGTGATGATTCGGACTCTTCGCATGATGTCGAAGAAGATTCCCCCTCTGTTGAAGAAAACAGCAGTAGCAGCGTGAGTGGCGGCAAGGGCGCGTCTTCTAGCAGCATCGAGGCGATTGTCGATGTTAAGGAGGGCTCTGTTGTAGAAGCAGATTCTATAGACCTGATTGAATATGCGGAAGATGGCTCTGTAGTTGACGAACGGAATAAAAAAGCCTATGACCTTTTGGTTTCGGGAATTTTGGTCTGGACAAACGAGAATCTAGATTTGAAAACAACCCGCCCGATGAGCGCCTGCTACGATTACTCGGATTCTTTGTGTGCCAAGTACGGAAGGCTTTATTCCAATGCAGAGCAGAGCCTTTGCCCCGATGGTTTCAGGTTGCCGCTCGCCGGAGAATACAGGCTCTTGCTTGAATACAAGGAAGACTATAAAAAACAATTTGCTGGAAGTTGCAAGACGCAAGATGATGCCCCGATCGTATGCTCGGATTTGGACAGTATGGCTTACTATATAACCAAGGATGATAGCGTTGTCTCGATTTCAAAGAAGGGTTCGTTGGATGTGTTTAAAAATGATAGTCGGCTTGGCAGTGTTCGTTGCGTAAGGGAAAAGCCCATTGTAGACAAGTACAGGGATTTGCCCCAATGCGTAAGTACGTACCGTGGCCGTATGGTCTATGCCATTGATAAAGATTCTGCCTACACCTGCGATGGAGACGTGTGGGAATATGCTGGAAAAACGTCAGTGTGTAGTGATGGTGAAAAATATGTTTCTACAGGCAAGACGGAAGAGCTGTATGCGTGTACCGATGGAAAGTGGCATAAAGCGACCCTTGACGATATCGATAAACCATGTATTGATGAAAATCGCCACAAGAATGTTGTCTTTAACGGAAATCGCTACGCCTGTTCCAAGACAGGATGGGTCGAACTTGAATATCCTGCATCTGAACTTGGGGAATGCTACTCTGAAATATTCGGTACTGTGGCCAAGTCTGATTCCAACAAGACGTATGTATGCAAAAATTCGGGAAAATGGGTCGTTGCGGGACCTGCAGATGTCTATGGCCGTTGTACAAGGAAGTTGAATGGTTCGATTGTGACGCTTGATTCAGTCCAATGGTATTGTAACACAATAGTGTATAAATACAATGAAGAATTTGACTGGGTCTCGAATAAGGGCAATATCAATGAAAAGTTCGGGTTTTGCACCGATGAACATCTTAAGGATACCGTTATTTATAATGATTCCTATTATACATGCGGAGAAAACCACGAATGGAAAAAGGAAAACGATACGTCCATTTTGCCTCTTTGTAACTCCTTTAGTAAAAATGTCGTATATGATTCGACGGTATACATAGGTCATAAGGAATACTGGTGCAATGTCATGACCAAGAGTTGGCAACTTATAGAGCATAAACTGTTTGATGACCAGACAGACTCGGTAAGCTGCAACATGAAAAATTACGGCAAGATGTATTCCATGAACGGGGTCAAGTATATTTGTTCTGTAAAAAGCAACGAACTAGAATTTAGGGAAGCTACCGATGCCGAACTTAAATATGGTGCCTGTGGTCTGGATACGGTGTATGCCATCACGGAAGACGGTACCTATTATAGCTGCAAGCAGGGCTATTGGAGTAACCGAAAACTGGGAGTCTGCGAAGCAAAGTTCGGGTTGTGCGTCAAGGAAAAAGACCGTACGGAATTGTATGCAGATTCAGGATGTTTCTGTAGTGATGGAACCTGGGAAAATCGAAAACTTCATATAGTTGAACAGAAGTATGAAGTTTGTGAAACGGGGAAGAACTTTGTCTTATTCTATGGGGACACAACATACACTTGTAGAGGATCCTATTTGTCCACGTTCCCTATAATGTCAAATGATTATAAGAAAGTGTTTGGAAATTGTGAAGGTGAACTCCATGGAACTGATACGGTTTATTATGGGCTGAGATTTGTTTGTGATACCACTTTAAACACTACCCCGAGAAACAACTGGTATCGTTATAGAGAGGCCGATTCGTTGGCTGGTACATATTGTCATAAAGCTATAAAAGATTCAGTCGTGGTTCTGCGAGATTCCTCATATGTTGCATGTAATGGTCGCGGAACCTGGATCACGAAGGATTATTCAAAATACATGAGTGAGTGTAATGAAGATAATGAGGGTCTTGTTGAATACAACGGAGTTACGAATAGTGTGTGCCTTGGTGGTCGATGGGTTCCTGCCGATACATTCCATGTGACTGACAAACGTGACGGCAAGGAATATGCGGCGATTACCATTGATGGCGTTACATGGATGGCTGAACCGTTGAGGTATGTTCCTAAAGGAAAGACCGTGTATGTAGAAAGGAGTATTTATCCGGTCGAAGAAGTGGAAGCGGATGAATTGGTGTATTACCCTTGGATTGTAGCAATGAACCTTGATGAAAAGTATGAAAAGGGATTTGCCAAAGGCTCTGTTATAAAATCGAATACGGTTGTCCAGGGTGCATGCATGGAGGGTTGGCATATTCCGCGATATGATGAGATTAAACAGAAATTGACCGATAAGATTTATTATCGCTTGCAAGGCTTTTCGAAAACCTATGGTGATGACGATATTGTCGGTATACATTTTATGACGCGAAACGAGTTGGCTGTAGCTCGTGATACTGTTGCCGGCATTGATTCTGTGTCGTCTATAAAAAAAATCTCTATGGATTATATGTGGGTGGTAGATGAAACGGATGATTTGTTTCTCAGGGCTCCTACTCGAGCGAATGTTGCTGTAGTTAGGACTGGTGGATTAGATTATATGACAAAAATAAAGTACAGTCCGTCCCTGGTTCGCTGTGTTAAAGACAACTAA
- the lepB gene encoding signal peptidase I — MDNEKQPFSAKKFLKGLLREIIVPVALALIVIQYVIQAFQIPSGSMEDTLHTGDFLLGLKFTYGSPIPFSNQKFPGYAYPAKGDVVIFRYPGEPEYPDGNPQRYTHLFNALMFGNLYWDHQPGAGQPHLIHYADGPKDYIKRCVAVSGDTVAVHKGRLFVNGELQNSLPGRGKYTASARTFSPRDEREAFVVPSVGDSFTVSDMPLEKLWWLRSLVAQENPDETVTLDISLWKDSVEVNNYDFENFKIPVENDRGLALNEFFSRNRTVLQQRLTQGDTISGVMSFNFFKELARMAYLPMIDPNVQGGFMRPVSYISFEGSLLRDLEGNVALLNQAEEDNAGTVELVDVDAPQDGATTVEGIAGDTLDAPAKSKFEIRRQLLVGGKPIQSYVVKTPQFFMMGDNRDNSADSRYWGFVSLRNIRAKAFVIYFSFENDDEAFALKNPFTWWRLPFRIRWGRLGKIIQMID; from the coding sequence ATGGATAACGAAAAACAGCCGTTTTCGGCGAAGAAATTTTTGAAGGGCCTGCTTCGGGAAATCATTGTCCCGGTGGCGCTCGCGTTGATTGTAATTCAGTATGTGATTCAGGCGTTCCAGATTCCGAGCGGGTCCATGGAAGATACCTTGCATACGGGTGACTTTTTGCTGGGCCTCAAGTTCACTTACGGTTCGCCGATTCCGTTTAGCAATCAGAAATTCCCGGGATATGCATACCCAGCCAAGGGCGATGTGGTGATTTTCCGCTACCCGGGCGAGCCGGAATATCCTGATGGCAATCCGCAGCGTTATACGCACTTGTTTAACGCGCTCATGTTCGGCAACCTTTATTGGGACCATCAGCCCGGTGCCGGGCAACCGCACTTGATTCACTACGCCGATGGACCGAAGGATTATATCAAGCGCTGTGTGGCGGTGAGCGGTGATACGGTTGCCGTTCACAAGGGCCGTCTCTTTGTGAATGGAGAATTGCAAAATTCTTTGCCGGGGCGCGGCAAGTACACGGCGTCGGCCAGAACGTTCTCGCCCCGCGATGAACGCGAAGCGTTTGTGGTGCCGTCTGTGGGCGACAGCTTTACGGTAAGTGACATGCCGCTTGAAAAACTGTGGTGGCTGCGTTCGCTGGTGGCACAGGAAAATCCCGACGAAACGGTGACGCTGGATATTTCGTTGTGGAAGGATTCCGTAGAAGTCAACAATTATGATTTTGAAAACTTCAAGATACCTGTCGAAAACGATCGCGGCCTTGCGTTGAATGAATTCTTCAGCAGGAACCGTACGGTGCTGCAGCAGCGCCTTACCCAAGGCGATACGATTTCGGGCGTGATGTCGTTCAATTTCTTTAAGGAACTCGCCCGAATGGCGTACCTGCCGATGATCGACCCGAATGTCCAGGGCGGTTTTATGCGCCCGGTGAGCTACATCTCTTTTGAAGGTTCTCTGTTGCGCGATCTGGAAGGCAACGTAGCCTTGTTGAACCAGGCCGAAGAAGACAATGCCGGAACCGTGGAGCTGGTGGATGTTGATGCTCCGCAAGATGGCGCTACTACCGTGGAAGGCATTGCAGGCGATACCCTGGATGCTCCGGCAAAGTCCAAATTTGAAATCCGCCGCCAGCTGCTGGTAGGGGGTAAGCCTATTCAAAGCTATGTTGTCAAGACGCCGCAGTTCTTTATGATGGGCGACAACCGCGACAATTCTGCCGACAGCCGTTATTGGGGCTTTGTTTCGCTCCGCAATATCCGTGCGAAGGCCTTCGTGATTTACTTCTCGTTTGAAAACGATGACGAAGCCTTTGCCCTCAAGAATCCGTTTACGTGGTGGAGACTTCCGTTCCGCATTCGTTGGGGACGCCTCGGCAAAATTATCCAGATGATTGATTGA
- a CDS encoding Ig-like domain-containing domain, with amino-acid sequence MKFSLLKYGAVVAGLASALLVACATQVAPSGGPEDKLPPRVAGVYPAPNTTNHPNELMVKLEFDEWINASIPRSAVSISPPIDKKLRFEVSGKTLVLSSRAVLDTGTTYTITFAGGIKDLHGNALAKPFQVVFSTGAIIDSLTVSGRVLVNQAMARKKEYPSIGLFLLGENRASKHYLEKYRDTTTKEISKEPQLLKEPPLYVTRADSAGHFTLTGLKAGQYRVVAFVDGNGNQKIELSTEQVGLWTGDLNLTAETSDTLWIAVADMDTTKLELESVNQPFVNVLEANFTRGVYFDSTFAEPSNCHLISPDNKKLYPKLVYLGASSNRPQFYFDPAPKSEVLYKFVCATAKDSMFRPLDTLRNEVEWEWKKMEGDTLPPKVSGVKTNSKAKALFPDDSLIVYFNRPKLDSLTETFYIAINKDTTQVQVKRLDPVRFAVEKTAPWQTDMSVNFLMGYMDTTLAAADSNGKRDTVIELKYQKLQKFETVSKLKLAKLNGRIPNANPKTMVRLLSAETNQYYLEHCNADGSFRFGDLVEGDYLMDYYFPEEGKELPDAGSVEPLRYGSAWRAISDTLKIKNGENALDSLVQEIPAL; translated from the coding sequence ATGAAGTTTTCGTTGTTGAAATACGGTGCTGTTGTTGCGGGCTTGGCGTCGGCTCTGTTGGTGGCATGCGCCACCCAGGTGGCGCCTAGTGGCGGCCCCGAAGATAAACTGCCGCCGCGTGTAGCGGGCGTTTACCCTGCGCCGAATACAACGAACCATCCCAACGAACTCATGGTGAAGCTGGAGTTCGACGAATGGATTAATGCATCGATTCCTCGCAGCGCCGTTTCCATTTCTCCGCCGATCGACAAGAAATTGCGCTTTGAAGTAAGCGGAAAAACGTTGGTGCTTTCGTCGCGAGCGGTACTTGATACGGGTACGACTTATACGATTACTTTTGCCGGCGGCATCAAGGACTTGCACGGTAACGCCTTGGCAAAACCTTTCCAGGTGGTGTTCTCGACGGGTGCGATTATCGATTCGTTGACGGTTTCTGGCCGCGTGCTGGTGAACCAGGCTATGGCACGCAAAAAAGAATATCCCAGTATCGGTCTATTCTTGTTGGGAGAAAATCGTGCCTCTAAGCATTATCTTGAGAAGTACCGCGATACCACGACTAAGGAAATCAGCAAGGAACCGCAGCTGCTTAAGGAACCTCCGCTCTACGTGACTCGCGCCGACAGTGCCGGCCACTTTACCTTGACGGGACTTAAGGCGGGGCAATACCGCGTGGTTGCGTTTGTAGATGGTAACGGAAACCAGAAAATTGAACTTTCCACCGAACAGGTGGGCCTTTGGACGGGTGACTTGAATTTGACTGCCGAAACATCCGATACGCTGTGGATTGCCGTCGCTGATATGGATACCACCAAGTTGGAATTGGAATCGGTAAACCAGCCCTTTGTGAATGTGCTGGAGGCGAACTTTACCCGTGGCGTGTATTTTGATTCCACCTTTGCGGAACCCTCGAACTGTCATTTGATTTCTCCCGACAACAAGAAACTTTACCCGAAGTTGGTTTACCTGGGCGCAAGTTCCAATCGTCCGCAGTTCTATTTTGATCCGGCCCCTAAAAGCGAGGTGCTTTACAAGTTCGTTTGTGCTACTGCGAAGGATTCCATGTTCCGTCCGCTCGATACGCTCCGCAACGAAGTGGAATGGGAATGGAAGAAGATGGAAGGCGATACATTGCCGCCCAAGGTTTCTGGCGTCAAGACGAATTCCAAGGCGAAGGCGCTGTTCCCGGACGATTCTTTGATCGTGTACTTCAACAGACCGAAGCTGGATTCGCTGACGGAAACCTTCTATATCGCAATCAACAAGGACACGACCCAGGTGCAAGTCAAGCGACTTGACCCGGTACGCTTTGCCGTCGAAAAGACTGCCCCTTGGCAGACTGACATGTCGGTAAACTTCTTGATGGGTTATATGGATACGACATTGGCCGCTGCCGATAGCAACGGAAAGCGCGATACGGTAATCGAACTTAAGTACCAGAAGCTGCAAAAGTTCGAAACGGTAAGCAAGCTCAAGCTTGCAAAACTGAACGGAAGAATTCCCAATGCAAATCCGAAAACCATGGTTCGCCTACTTTCTGCAGAAACGAATCAGTATTATCTGGAACATTGCAATGCCGACGGAAGCTTCCGCTTTGGCGACCTTGTGGAAGGCGATTATCTGATGGACTATTATTTCCCCGAAGAAGGCAAGGAGTTGCCCGATGCGGGCTCTGTGGAACCGTTGCGTTATGGGTCGGCTTGGCGTGCCATTAGCGATACGCTCAAGATTAAGAACGGCGAAAATGCGCTAGATAGTTTAGTGCAAGAAATCCCTGCGCTGTAG
- a CDS encoding GGDEF domain-containing protein — translation MEPTFELTAVYATNIFGIVLLGVLLAGNIWRFREKGSENAYLQLLLLFTFCTCVLDPIAYTADGRPGTIARIFVYGGNELLYLTNMFSGLFWLLFLAEHLNYRFSTAHRNTLGFAIVLGLVLVILNNFIPIIFEVSANNVYTRKYFWIYTIIDYGLLLDSLIIYFICKHKGGPLKSFPIWIFFAPIIAGTIAQSLFYGISAISSCTAIAIAGVFSSIHGERVYRDKLTNVYNFAYLAILGREYKKKNDLHVTGILVNINGFKKINQDYGRVTGNKVLVQMTKILNRAVGELGLIVRYSSDEFIVFINTTNEMAVSMCITRIRSSLNELNTFSNSYKLTTCICSQSFDPSKSMDDFIDEITRAMLEEKTSYYTQLQYNRRDDNL, via the coding sequence ATGGAACCGACTTTTGAACTGACAGCGGTTTATGCTACAAATATATTCGGCATAGTCCTGCTAGGCGTTTTGCTGGCAGGCAACATTTGGCGATTTAGAGAAAAGGGTTCGGAAAACGCCTATCTCCAATTGTTGTTGCTTTTCACGTTCTGCACTTGCGTACTGGACCCCATCGCATACACCGCTGACGGTCGCCCCGGAACGATTGCCCGCATATTCGTTTACGGCGGCAACGAGCTTCTTTACCTCACCAACATGTTTAGCGGATTATTCTGGCTCCTGTTCCTTGCCGAACACCTGAACTACCGATTTTCGACAGCCCACCGCAACACTCTCGGTTTCGCCATCGTTCTTGGGTTGGTACTTGTCATTCTCAACAATTTCATTCCGATCATATTCGAAGTCTCTGCAAACAACGTCTATACCCGCAAATACTTCTGGATCTACACCATTATAGATTACGGGCTCTTGCTGGACAGCCTTATCATCTACTTCATTTGCAAGCACAAGGGTGGTCCTCTCAAGTCCTTCCCCATCTGGATTTTCTTTGCCCCGATTATTGCAGGCACTATCGCCCAATCCCTCTTTTACGGAATCTCCGCAATTTCTTCGTGCACGGCAATTGCCATTGCGGGCGTATTCTCCTCGATCCACGGCGAACGCGTCTACAGGGACAAGCTCACCAACGTATACAATTTCGCCTACCTGGCAATCCTTGGGCGCGAATACAAGAAAAAAAATGACCTGCATGTCACAGGCATTCTCGTAAACATCAATGGTTTCAAGAAAATCAACCAGGACTACGGCAGAGTCACAGGCAATAAGGTTCTTGTGCAAATGACCAAAATCCTGAACCGCGCCGTAGGTGAACTCGGACTCATCGTCCGCTATTCCAGCGACGAATTTATCGTATTCATCAACACCACCAACGAGATGGCGGTGAGCATGTGCATCACCCGCATCAGGTCAAGCCTAAACGAACTCAACACCTTTAGCAATTCCTACAAGCTTACCACTTGCATTTGCAGCCAAAGTTTCGACCCCTCTAAAAGCATGGATGATTTTATCGACGAAATCACAAGGGCCATGCTAGAAGAAAAAACAAGCTATTACACGCAGTTGCAATACAACCGCCGCGACGACAATCTTTAA